In Phocoena phocoena chromosome 3, mPhoPho1.1, whole genome shotgun sequence, a single window of DNA contains:
- the IL13 gene encoding interleukin-13, which translates to MRLLLTLPVALGSMALWLTVVIALTCFGGLASLGPVPPSTALKELIEELVNITQNQKAPLCNGSMVWSVNLTANMYCSALEALINVSNCSAIQRTQRMLSALCLHKPSAGQVSSEHIRDTKIEVAHFLKDLLKHSRIIFHYGKFS; encoded by the exons ATGCGTCTGCTTCTCACGCTTCCTGTGGCTCTAGGCTCCATGGCACTCTGGTTGACTGTGGTCATTGCTCTCACCTGCTTTGGTGGCCTCGCCTCCCTGGGCCCTGTGCCTCCCTCTacagccctcaaggagctcattgAAGAGCTGGTCAATATCACCCAGAACCAGAAG GCACCCCTGTGCAATGGCAGCATGGTGTGGAGTGTCAACCTGACAGCCAACATG TACTGTTCAGCCCTGGAAGCCCTGATCAACGTCTCCAACTGCAGTGCCATCCAAAGGACCCAGAGGATGCTGAGCGCACTCTGTCTTCACAAGCCCTCAGCTGGG CAGGTTTCCAGCGAGCACATCCGAGACACCAAAATTGAAGTGGCCCACTTCTTAAAAGACCTGCTCAAACATTCAAGGATCATTTTTCACTACGGAAAATTCAGCTGA